A genomic stretch from Erigeron canadensis isolate Cc75 chromosome 9, C_canadensis_v1, whole genome shotgun sequence includes:
- the LOC122581210 gene encoding nascent polypeptide-associated complex subunit alpha-like protein 1, whose amino-acid sequence MTAQTQEELLAAHLEQQRIDNDEPLVEDDDDEDDDDEDDDANDDDIIGLGDAGGRSKQSRSEKKSRKAMLKLGMKQIPGVSRVTVKKSKNILFVISKPDVFKSPASDTYVIFGEAKIEDLSSQLQSQAAEQFKAPNLSNVISEAEPATMAQDDEDVDDTGVEPKDIELVMTQAGVSRPKAVKALKAADGDIVSAIMELTN is encoded by the exons atgacTGCTCAAACACAAGAAGAACTCCTCGCCGCTCATCTCGAACAGCAAAGGATCGAT AATGATGAACCACTGGTtgaagatgacgatgatgaagatgacgacgatgaagatgatgatgccAATGATGATGACATTATAG GACTTGGAGATGCAGGTGGGAGGTCCAAACAAAGTAGAAGTGAAAAGAAGAGTCGAAAGGCTATGTTGAAGCTCGGGATGAAACAAATTCCTGGTGTTAGTCGTGTTACTGTCAAGAAGAGCAAGAAT ATTCTATTTGTAATTTCAAAACCTGATGTGTTCAAAAGTCCCGCCTCGGACACCTATGTTATATTTGGGGAGGCTAAGATTGAAGATTTAAGCTCGCAACTCCAAAGTCAGGCAGCAGAGCAGTTTAAAGCACCTAATCTAAGTAATGTAATATCAGAGGCTGAGCCTGCAACCATGGctcaagatgatgaagatgttgatgaCACTGGGGTGGAGCCCAAGGACATTGAGTTGGTTATGACACAAGCTGGGGTGTCCAGGCCAAAGGCAGTCAAGGCTCTCAAGGCTGCAGATGGGGATATTGTATCTGCAATTATGGAACTCACAAACTAG